In Crinalium epipsammum PCC 9333, the following are encoded in one genomic region:
- a CDS encoding STAS-like domain-containing protein, giving the protein MKHEIRTLIGKNCITPGDGQKVYDLVHPELLALHEVELDFAGVEIVASPFFNFAIGQLLRDIEPETLNRLLKFSNLNTVGKQILKLVIENSKRYYSDPDFRNRVDQVISEQANTQ; this is encoded by the coding sequence ATGAAACACGAAATCCGAACCCTAATAGGCAAAAACTGTATTACACCTGGCGATGGTCAGAAAGTGTACGATTTAGTGCATCCAGAATTATTAGCTCTTCATGAAGTTGAGCTAGACTTTGCAGGAGTAGAAATTGTTGCTTCCCCGTTCTTTAACTTTGCTATTGGACAGTTACTTCGGGATATTGAGCCAGAAACGCTAAATCGCCTGCTCAAGTTCTCCAATCTAAATACAGTTGGTAAGCAAATACTCAAGCTAGTAATCGAAAATTCAAAACGGTATTACTCCGACCCTGATTTCCGTAATAGAGTAGACCAAGTTATCAGCGAACAAGCAAATACACAGTAA
- a CDS encoding ATP-binding protein: MSLIVTVPTINDKAKDFDRLFQLWTQVQENTKEVIFDFSQCFFLRQNAVAFLGGLARLIESRGGKVIFDWDTVKNHVRMNLKQNGFMYAFNSGEEPWQGNSIPYREDRYQDIDGLTHYLAEQWLGKDWVHISDLLRSVIVSTAWEIYANAFEHGRTEIGVFSCGQHYPNLGELKLSVVDFGVGIPQNVRDFQKNPNLPADQALQWAFQKGTTTRGGRVTGGIGLDYLKQFVHINKGKLQILSNDGCATIDKQQEVYEKRPSFFGGTLVNITLLCDESYYALELEPDDEPLF, translated from the coding sequence GTGAGCCTCATTGTTACAGTTCCGACTATTAACGATAAAGCAAAAGATTTTGACCGCTTATTTCAACTGTGGACACAAGTTCAAGAAAATACAAAGGAAGTAATTTTTGACTTTTCCCAGTGTTTCTTTTTACGACAAAATGCAGTTGCATTTTTGGGTGGTTTAGCTCGACTGATTGAGTCACGCGGCGGTAAGGTCATCTTTGACTGGGACACAGTGAAAAATCATGTTCGTATGAACCTCAAACAAAACGGATTTATGTATGCCTTTAACAGTGGAGAGGAACCTTGGCAAGGAAACTCCATTCCCTACAGAGAAGACCGATATCAGGATATAGATGGTTTAACTCACTATCTAGCAGAACAATGGCTAGGTAAAGACTGGGTTCACATCAGTGATTTATTAAGGTCTGTGATTGTATCAACTGCTTGGGAAATCTATGCCAACGCTTTTGAACACGGTCGAACAGAAATTGGTGTATTCAGTTGCGGACAGCACTATCCCAATCTAGGCGAACTCAAACTGAGTGTAGTTGACTTTGGCGTAGGAATCCCTCAAAATGTGCGCGATTTCCAGAAAAATCCCAACTTGCCAGCAGACCAAGCATTGCAATGGGCATTTCAAAAGGGGACTACTACTAGGGGTGGACGAGTGACGGGTGGTATTGGTCTTGACTATTTAAAACAATTCGTTCATATAAATAAGGGAAAACTTCAAATACTAAGCAATGATGGATGTGCGACAATAGATAAACAACAGGAAGTTTACGAAAAGAGACCAAGTTTTTTTGGAGGAACACTGGTAAATATTACACTCTTGTGCGACGAATCGTATTATGCTTTGGAGCTTGAACCAGATGACGAGCCGTTGTTTTAA
- a CDS encoding restriction endonuclease subunit S, with translation MGITQGIEPGAVLIVVRGMILAHTVPSAVLRVLAAINQDMKALLPKEDIKPEFLCYVLWAFNDSLLELVEKSTHDTRKLETSKLLNFQIPVPSLAEQDRIVAYLNQLQTKVDTMKRYREDALKELNALLPSILGKAFNGEL, from the coding sequence TTGGGTATCACCCAAGGAATTGAACCAGGTGCAGTGTTAATTGTTGTACGGGGTATGATTCTTGCTCACACTGTTCCTTCAGCAGTTCTAAGAGTACTAGCCGCTATTAATCAAGACATGAAAGCTCTACTTCCTAAAGAAGATATTAAACCTGAGTTTTTATGCTATGTTCTTTGGGCGTTCAATGATTCACTTTTAGAGTTAGTAGAAAAATCTACACATGATACAAGGAAGCTAGAAACATCAAAGCTATTAAATTTTCAAATTCCAGTTCCGTCTCTTGCGGAACAAGATCGCATCGTTGCCTACCTCAATCAACTGCAAACCAAAGTAGACACGATGAAACGATACAGAGAAGATGCACTAAAAGAACTTAATGCCTTGTTACCTTCTATACTTGGCAAAGCCTTTAATGGGGAACTGTGA
- a CDS encoding restriction endonuclease subunit S, whose product MSKAMYMMPLSKVLTRRKYEIDIQEIDSYTRITIRMNNQGILIRDRVTGSEIGTKKQFIIKAGQLVLSKIDARNGAFGIVPNDCNGAIITGNFWAFDVNHELLDIQYLDYLTKTSLFTDFCIRASDGTTNRLYLQESKFLSMQIPLPPLEEQRRIVARVEELVGKIEEARSLRQQANEETNMLWRAIAKDIFTHLAQTVKEPLRQLITVQGGGTPSKENPFFWQGSIPWVSPKELNQVQC is encoded by the coding sequence ATGAGTAAAGCTATGTATATGATGCCGCTGAGTAAAGTTTTGACGCGGCGTAAGTATGAAATTGATATACAGGAAATAGATAGTTATACACGCATTACTATACGAATGAATAATCAAGGTATCTTGATACGTGATCGCGTTACAGGAAGTGAAATAGGTACAAAAAAACAATTTATTATTAAAGCAGGTCAGCTTGTTTTATCTAAAATTGATGCTCGCAATGGTGCTTTTGGAATTGTACCAAATGACTGTAACGGAGCAATTATAACAGGCAACTTTTGGGCTTTTGATGTAAATCATGAACTGCTCGATATTCAGTATCTAGACTATTTAACAAAAACGTCACTTTTTACTGATTTCTGTATTAGGGCAAGTGACGGAACTACAAATCGTTTATATTTACAAGAATCAAAATTTCTTTCCATGCAAATTCCCCTACCACCACTAGAGGAACAACGGCGGATTGTGGCGCGAGTTGAGGAACTGGTGGGGAAGATTGAGGAAGCGCGATCGCTACGTCAACAAGCAAATGAAGAAACTAATATGCTTTGGAGAGCGATCGCCAAAGATATTTTTACACATTTAGCTCAAACAGTTAAGGAACCTCTACGCCAGTTAATTACAGTACAAGGAGGTGGCACTCCATCTAAAGAAAATCCTTTTTTTTGGCAAGGTTCAATTCCTTGGGTATCACCCAAGGAATTGAACCAGGTGCAGTGTTAA
- a CDS encoding IS4 family transposase, with protein sequence MLPSFYQKYLERYFKPAQLITLKMLVWLLQSHKQVRIERLAANLPLPILENSRRRHIQRFLSLGSLNILALWLPLVREILDRQLKAGTQLIIAIDRTQWRENNVLMVSAIYQKRAFPIFWTLLDKKGACNLAEQKQVLRPVIRLLNKYKLVIVGDREFQSIELAQWLHRQHLSFVLRQKCNTTFREKRQKFQPLSNIPIQPGIRLFYPHISLTQKKGFNRFNLAAYWKRKYKGKQEKEPWYLLTNLPCLNSATNIYKQRYGIEAMFKDCKTGGYNLEDSQTSPDRLIKLILLIALAMTSAWLHGQRIQAKGQQKYICRLTEKGRTRRRHSNFWIGLYGETWLVSFHECQPWVEEMLNLIANKKPFYQRGLRAVNLIDQPL encoded by the coding sequence ATGTTGCCATCATTTTATCAAAAATACCTGGAAAGATATTTCAAGCCAGCACAATTAATTACCTTAAAGATGCTGGTGTGGTTATTACAATCTCACAAACAAGTACGAATAGAAAGACTCGCGGCTAACCTGCCATTGCCAATTTTAGAAAACAGTCGCCGTCGCCATATTCAACGTTTTTTATCTTTGGGTTCATTAAATATACTTGCACTGTGGCTTCCCTTAGTTAGAGAGATTCTTGATCGTCAACTTAAAGCTGGAACTCAGCTAATTATTGCTATTGATAGAACCCAATGGCGAGAAAATAATGTCTTGATGGTTAGCGCCATTTACCAAAAAAGAGCTTTTCCCATATTCTGGACATTGTTAGATAAAAAGGGTGCCTGCAATCTGGCAGAACAAAAACAAGTATTACGTCCGGTAATTCGACTGTTAAATAAATATAAATTAGTGATTGTTGGAGACAGAGAGTTTCAGAGCATAGAACTAGCCCAATGGTTACATCGTCAGCATCTGAGCTTTGTACTCCGTCAAAAATGTAACACAACTTTTCGCGAGAAAAGACAAAAGTTTCAACCGTTAAGTAATATTCCTATTCAACCAGGTATCCGTTTATTCTATCCTCATATTAGTTTAACTCAAAAAAAAGGTTTTAATCGTTTCAATTTGGCAGCTTATTGGAAACGGAAGTATAAAGGAAAACAGGAGAAAGAGCCTTGGTATTTATTAACCAATCTTCCTTGTTTGAACAGTGCTACTAACATCTACAAGCAACGTTATGGTATAGAAGCTATGTTTAAGGATTGTAAAACTGGAGGCTATAACCTTGAGGATTCCCAAACCTCACCTGATCGATTAATAAAGTTAATTCTTTTAATAGCTTTAGCCATGACTTCCGCATGGTTACATGGTCAAAGGATACAAGCTAAGGGACAACAAAAATATATTTGTCGTCTAACTGAAAAAGGTAGAACCCGCAGAAGACATAGTAACTTTTGGATTGGTTTATACGGGGAAACTTGGTTGGTTAGTTTTCATGAGTGCCAACCATGGGTAGAGGAAATGCTTAACCTTATTGCGAATAAAAAGCCATTTTATCAAAGAGGCTTAAGAGCCGTAAACCTTATAGACCAGCCGCTTTAG